From Anaplasma ovis str. Haibei:
GATAAGCATATTCTTTACTACAATCTCATGGAAGGCTATGAAAAAGTTAGTGCCCTAGCAATTTACGGTACCAACTTGCCTACAAGCCAAGTATCTGAGGGTATTGGAGTTTTAGCAATGCCTAGGGTATTGGTAAGCGCTCATGGTGGGCCAGTCTTGTTCCAATTCAGACAGCATTGGGTTCTGTTGTTTAGTATGGCGCCCCACAAATTTATTACGGTTTTTAGGCGTTAAATTAGTTGTAGCCCGGTTGCATAAATTCGCGCCTATGGATGGGGTTGTGTCGTGCTGATGTTTCGCTTAATAAGCGATACCTACTCGCTTATGGGTATGATTTATATTTACATGCGGCTCTGATTTATTTATAAGTCGTCCATCATGCGTTTAGTTGCTCAAAGTAGATTGTGGAATGAGGTGCAGGGCCTTGCTACTGGCGGTACTTTTGATAAGTACCCAGACTGGTTGTAGTCTTATGGTTGCCGGCCTTGCCGTGGTAACTGGGGCTGTGGTAGCGCTTCAGGAGCGCTCCGTCGGTGATGTTATCGATGATGCCGCAATATTGATCAAGATCAATAAAGAGTTGTTCCAACAGGGCATGTTCTCCTCTATTGCCGTCCGTGTTAGTGAGGGTAGAGTATTGCTGACGGGCACTGTTGATTCTCCTGACAAGAGGTTGAAGGCTGAGAGGGTAGCGTGGCAACAGAGCGAGGTTAAGGAGGTCGTCAACGAGATTGCGGTAGACAAGGATGAAGTGACGCTCAGAGAGGTTGCAATAGATAGCGCTATCAGTGCGCAGATAAAAGCTCGTATGGTGGCCCACGCGGGGATTAAGTCAGTCAATTACAGCATCAACACCGTTGGTGGGGTTGTGTACCTAATGGGTATAGCCCAAAGTCAGAAAGAACTAAACTCCGTCATCGGAATCAGTAAAAGAGTAAAGGGCGTGAAACAGGTGATAAGTTACGTCAGGCTGAAGCACAGCAAATTGCGTCGCTAAAAGGTTAGGCGTTCGTGCTCAGAGTTGCCTTCCAGATGGACGAGGACGTTGTAGTTGGACGTGATGCTTCC
This genomic window contains:
- a CDS encoding BON domain-containing protein, producing MRCRALLLAVLLISTQTGCSLMVAGLAVVTGAVVALQERSVGDVIDDAAILIKINKELFQQGMFSSIAVRVSEGRVLLTGTVDSPDKRLKAERVAWQQSEVKEVVNEIAVDKDEVTLREVAIDSAISAQIKARMVAHAGIKSVNYSINTVGGVVYLMGIAQSQKELNSVIGISKRVKGVKQVISYVRLKHSKLRR